TTCTGGGGCTTGCGTTTGACGGGGTGATGAAGTTGCCTCAGGAGCTGCGCCCTCCCATGGAACTGATGTTCCAGTGGGCCAGCGAAGCGGAATCCTTTAGTGGCCTGAACAAGATTTTGAATGAGGAAGCCGCAAAGCTTACGGAATTTTTCAAGGGGCATGGCAGAAGCTGCGCCGTTTTGAAAGGCCAGGCCAATGCCCGCCTTTACCCGAATCCGCTTTGCAGGCAGCCGGGTGACATCGATATCTGGGTTTCCGGCGGGAAAAAGAGCGTCGTGGGTTTGCTGCGGGAAACTGGAATGCAGGAATCGCAGAAGGCTTCGCCGCACCACACCCACATGAAAAATGACCGTGGAATTGATGTGGAAGTTCATTTCCGCACGTCTTCGGGCAACTACAATCTGTTTACGACAAGGCGGCTGCTGAAATATCTGGACAGGGAAATCCTGAACTCGGTGGAGGTTCCCGAAGGTTTCTGCGCCCATTCCACGAAGTTTGCGCTGGCCATGCAGCTGTCGCATATCTACCGTCATTTTATAGGCGGCGGGGTAGGGCTCCGGCAGATTGTAGATTACTATGTGTTGCTTAGGCATTCCAGCGAAAGCGAACGCCGCGAACTGATGGCGGACCTGGATTGCTTTGGATTGAGAAAAATTGCGGGCGCCCTCATGTGGCTGCTTCGTGAATCGTTTGGTCTTGACGAAAGTCTGATGCTTTGCAAGCCCGACGAATTCCGTGGACGGTGGCTCCTGCGGGAAATCCTGCAGGGTGGCAACTTTGGTCGCCATGTAGGAGGCGGTCGCCTCAAATGGCTCTACTGGTGGCTTGGCAAGCGCAAGAAATCCTTAAGTTACTGGCGCTTCGATTTGGCGGAAACCTTCTGGGCGGAAGTCGATTACTGGAAAGTTTTTGTAGAAAACACTTCGACACGAATCCGGCTGCGCAAGATTTCCCTTAGGGACGAGAAGTTCTGATATTCAACGCTTCTTTCTTTTTGCTATTTTTTGACATAGAAAAAATTTAACCAAGGAAATTAATATGTGCGATTGCTGCAATAATAAGCGTCCTGTCCGTGTGCGTTTTGCACCTAGCCCCACTGGCTACCTCCACGTTGGTGGCGCCCGTACCGCTATCTACAACTACTTCTTCGCAAAGGCCATGGGTGGCGTTTTCTACCTGCGTATCGAAGACACCGACCGCAAGCGCTACAACGAAACCGCTCTCCACGACTTGATGCGCGACTTGAAGTGGCTTGGCCTGCAGTGGGACGAAGGTCCGGGTTGTGAAAAGGATTGCGGCCCCTACTTCCAGAGCGAACGCTTGCACATCTATAACGAACAGATCAAGAAGTTGCTGGACTCCGGCGACGCCTATTACTGCTTCTGCACCGAAGAACGCCTCCAGGAAGTCCG
This genomic stretch from Fibrobacter sp. harbors:
- a CDS encoding nucleotidyltransferase family protein, with product MDFSRYDNFFLLLRIALGCPGASVGAFPRLSADEWERIYNEADRQTLLGLAFDGVMKLPQELRPPMELMFQWASEAESFSGLNKILNEEAAKLTEFFKGHGRSCAVLKGQANARLYPNPLCRQPGDIDIWVSGGKKSVVGLLRETGMQESQKASPHHTHMKNDRGIDVEVHFRTSSGNYNLFTTRRLLKYLDREILNSVEVPEGFCAHSTKFALAMQLSHIYRHFIGGGVGLRQIVDYYVLLRHSSESERRELMADLDCFGLRKIAGALMWLLRESFGLDESLMLCKPDEFRGRWLLREILQGGNFGRHVGGGRLKWLYWWLGKRKKSLSYWRFDLAETFWAEVDYWKVFVENTSTRIRLRKISLRDEKF